One window of Cohnella hashimotonis genomic DNA carries:
- a CDS encoding sugar phosphate isomerase/epimerase family protein, giving the protein MKHHVNSWSFENWMGPLTYVEWDEDASALTTSVEKHPERWGLAELIVRLGAEGYGGIELAYPHLKDRSPEGLSELRRISSLAGVEMNSLLLDFGDPGTGDAARHDAEMALYREWIDAAAQAGFRRVRIGAGDGDDEASFARAAETLSLLSAYAGQAGVRVVIENLGGLLSRSEQVLRMLGETGGSVGLTADFGNFKQDKYRQLEAILPHAETVHAKAREDGGGQLDSMDFRRCVELARQAGFEGPLSLTYLGNGEPWSALAEMRELAAIKPAAAPRPL; this is encoded by the coding sequence ATGAAGCATCATGTCAACAGCTGGTCGTTTGAAAATTGGATGGGTCCGCTGACGTACGTCGAGTGGGACGAGGACGCTTCGGCGCTGACGACGAGCGTCGAGAAGCATCCCGAGCGGTGGGGGCTGGCCGAGTTGATCGTCCGGCTCGGCGCCGAAGGCTACGGCGGGATCGAGCTCGCCTATCCGCATTTGAAGGACCGTTCGCCAGAAGGCCTGTCCGAATTAAGGCGGATCTCGTCGCTCGCGGGCGTGGAGATGAATTCCCTGCTGCTCGACTTCGGCGATCCTGGCACTGGCGACGCAGCCAGGCACGACGCGGAAATGGCGCTCTATCGCGAATGGATCGATGCAGCCGCACAAGCGGGATTCCGCAGAGTCCGCATCGGAGCAGGCGACGGGGACGACGAGGCGTCGTTTGCCCGCGCCGCTGAGACGCTCTCGCTGCTGTCGGCGTATGCGGGCCAAGCCGGCGTACGGGTTGTCATTGAAAACCTCGGCGGCTTGCTGAGCCGCTCCGAACAGGTGCTTCGGATGCTGGGCGAGACGGGCGGCAGCGTCGGGCTAACGGCCGACTTCGGCAATTTCAAGCAGGACAAGTATCGCCAGCTTGAAGCGATCCTGCCGCATGCCGAGACCGTTCACGCCAAGGCGCGCGAGGATGGAGGCGGACAGCTGGATTCCATGGACTTCAGGCGATGCGTCGAGCTCGCCAGACAAGCTGGTTTCGAGGGACCGCTGTCTCTCACTTATCTGGGCAACGGAGAGCCTTGGTCCGCTCTCGCCGAAATGCGGGAGCTGGCTGCAATCAAGCCAGCGGCAGCCCCGAGACCTTTATAG
- a CDS encoding diguanylate cyclase, protein MINTLIANFALLTAFLFFFNALYGKHEADGGKPRRIIVYGAVSYGVFALVLMYFSVRLDAHALLDFRQLMIVCSAAFGGPISALITAAIVMLGRIMMFGGINEASLIACASALVLAVSSGAMSRWLPRRYGRFWLFSIALCMLCTSITFAILFGEQALDILPPFFLVMAIGGVIVSGLTAYFSTANRLQLELRSSERRYRQLHLLQQSILQSASDVAIVAADLAGRITLFNKGAEKLLGYVADEVVGRTMSEVQAQGAVGVDRASLDKPGNSRKGEMDVDALAVFLQRMMYGSADEQEWTIARRDGTAFVANVIVSHVLDSEDEVIGYMSVSTDITERKLAEEKLKEANGLLQKLSLLDGLTGIANRRRFDQALNAAWTSANTEGSPLALVLFDIDHFKKFNDAYGHQAGDDCLVQVAAATMACLRNGADTAARYGGEEFGVILLGADAAEALAVAERIRAAVVELAIPHIGSPVGVVTLSLGIACQKPDTGSEQRLIAQADAALYEAKQSGRNRTMTASESLDVPSAR, encoded by the coding sequence ATGATTAATACACTCATCGCTAACTTTGCATTGTTAACGGCTTTCCTGTTTTTCTTTAATGCCCTGTACGGCAAGCACGAAGCGGACGGCGGCAAGCCGCGGCGGATTATTGTGTACGGAGCCGTCTCCTACGGCGTGTTTGCCCTCGTGCTCATGTACTTCAGCGTGCGACTTGACGCGCATGCTTTGCTCGATTTCCGGCAATTGATGATTGTATGCTCGGCAGCTTTCGGCGGACCGATCTCGGCGTTGATTACGGCGGCGATCGTCATGCTCGGTCGCATCATGATGTTTGGAGGCATCAACGAAGCGTCGTTGATCGCATGTGCCTCAGCGCTCGTTTTGGCTGTGAGCAGCGGCGCCATGAGCCGCTGGCTGCCTCGGCGATACGGGCGCTTCTGGCTGTTCTCCATTGCGCTCTGCATGCTCTGTACGTCGATTACGTTCGCCATCCTGTTCGGCGAGCAAGCGCTGGACATTTTGCCTCCGTTTTTTCTTGTCATGGCGATCGGCGGCGTCATTGTCAGCGGGCTGACGGCTTATTTCTCCACGGCTAACCGGCTGCAGCTGGAGCTGCGTTCGAGCGAGAGGCGGTACCGGCAACTCCATCTGCTGCAACAATCGATCCTGCAGTCCGCTTCGGATGTGGCCATCGTAGCGGCGGATCTAGCGGGGCGCATCACCTTGTTCAATAAAGGTGCGGAAAAGCTGCTCGGTTACGTTGCAGACGAGGTCGTCGGGCGCACGATGTCCGAGGTGCAAGCGCAAGGGGCGGTCGGCGTAGATCGCGCGTCCTTGGACAAGCCCGGCAATAGCAGGAAGGGTGAAATGGACGTCGACGCCCTGGCCGTTTTTTTGCAGCGGATGATGTACGGCAGCGCGGACGAGCAGGAATGGACGATCGCGCGACGGGACGGCACCGCCTTCGTGGCGAATGTAATTGTGTCGCACGTGCTCGACTCCGAAGACGAAGTCATCGGATACATGAGCGTGTCCACCGACATCACCGAGCGCAAGCTCGCCGAGGAAAAGCTGAAGGAGGCCAACGGCCTGCTGCAGAAGCTGTCTCTGCTGGACGGCCTCACGGGAATCGCCAACCGTCGGCGTTTCGATCAGGCGTTGAACGCCGCCTGGACGTCCGCAAATACGGAGGGCTCGCCGCTTGCGCTCGTTTTGTTCGATATCGACCACTTTAAAAAGTTTAACGACGCCTACGGCCACCAGGCCGGCGACGATTGCCTGGTACAAGTCGCTGCCGCCACGATGGCGTGCCTGCGCAACGGCGCCGACACCGCGGCCCGCTACGGCGGCGAGGAATTCGGCGTCATCCTGCTCGGAGCGGATGCGGCAGAGGCGCTGGCCGTCGCGGAACGGATCCGCGCTGCCGTCGTGGAGCTCGCGATTCCGCACATCGGCTCGCCCGTAGGCGTCGTGACGCTTAGCCTCGGCATCGCTTGCCAAAAGCCCGACACCGGCAGCGAGCAGCGTCTGATCGCCCAAGCGGACGCGGCTCTGTATGAGGCCAAACAGTCGGGCAGAAACCGTACGATGACGGCCTCGGAATCTCTCGACGTGCCGTCGGCCCGCTGA
- the trhA gene encoding PAQR family membrane homeostasis protein TrhA, protein MANTYVYTRREEVANAITHGLGAVLSVSALTILIVYASLYGTAWHVTSFAIYGTTMLLLYTASTLVHALREGRLKNLFETFDHSCIYLFIAGTYTPILLTVLRSPLGWTLFGLVWGLAIGGVVFKAFFTKKFLYLSTLVYILMGWMIVLAWGPLTAALSAGGMQLLIGGGLLYTIGAIFYVWRGFPYHHAIWHLFVLGGSIAHFFAILLFVLRIY, encoded by the coding sequence ATGGCGAACACGTACGTGTATACCCGCAGAGAAGAAGTGGCCAACGCCATAACGCACGGATTGGGCGCGGTATTGAGCGTCTCGGCGCTGACGATCCTGATCGTCTACGCCAGCCTGTACGGGACGGCCTGGCATGTAACGAGCTTCGCGATCTACGGCACGACCATGCTCCTCTTATATACGGCTTCGACGCTCGTACACGCCCTCCGGGAGGGACGTCTGAAGAATTTGTTCGAGACCTTCGACCATTCGTGCATTTATTTGTTTATTGCCGGCACGTATACGCCGATATTATTGACCGTGCTGCGCAGCCCGCTGGGCTGGACGCTGTTCGGCCTCGTCTGGGGGCTTGCGATCGGCGGCGTCGTTTTTAAAGCGTTTTTTACGAAAAAGTTCCTCTACCTGTCCACGCTTGTCTACATCTTAATGGGATGGATGATCGTTCTCGCTTGGGGGCCGCTAACCGCGGCATTGTCGGCGGGGGGCATGCAGCTGCTCATCGGCGGCGGACTGCTGTACACGATCGGCGCGATCTTCTACGTTTGGCGCGGCTTTCCTTACCATCACGCCATCTGGCATCTGTTCGTGCTCGGCGGCTCGATCGCGCACTTTTTCGCCATTCTGTTGTTCGTTTTGCGGATTTACTGA
- a CDS encoding aldo/keto reductase, translated as METRKFGKTDMKVSVLGFGSAEIGMDSSKATDREVGDLLNALLDEGVNVLDSASSYKRSESLIGQLVSSRRSEFYIFSKLGEGESVGLPYPDWDVRNVRPSIERTLRDLRTDYVDLMMIHSCSEAVLRQGDLIEALRDLKREGLTRYIGYSGDSTDALYAVNTGVFDALETSINIADQEALQLTVSEAAKRDMGIIAKRPIANAVWVRQGLENAPDPYVERLEKLNYPFLKNDSDAIAENALRFVLSVPYVDTAIVGTTNLTHFRQNIGYAAKGKLPDREILDIRNRWLEVQEPAWAGLK; from the coding sequence TTGGAGACGCGTAAATTCGGCAAAACCGATATGAAGGTGTCCGTGCTCGGCTTCGGCAGCGCCGAGATCGGCATGGATAGCTCCAAGGCGACGGACCGCGAGGTCGGCGATCTGCTCAACGCGCTGCTGGACGAGGGCGTCAACGTGCTGGATTCCGCTTCGAGCTACAAGCGCAGCGAGAGCCTGATCGGCCAGCTCGTCTCGAGCCGGCGCAGCGAATTCTACATTTTCAGCAAGCTCGGCGAAGGCGAGAGCGTCGGTCTCCCTTATCCGGACTGGGACGTCCGCAATGTGCGGCCCAGCATCGAGCGGACGCTGCGGGATCTGCGAACCGACTACGTCGACCTCATGATGATCCACAGTTGTTCGGAAGCCGTGCTTCGTCAAGGCGATTTGATCGAGGCGCTGCGCGATCTGAAGCGGGAAGGCCTGACGCGCTACATCGGCTACAGCGGCGACAGCACGGACGCTTTGTATGCGGTAAACACGGGCGTCTTCGACGCGCTCGAGACGTCGATCAACATCGCCGACCAGGAAGCGCTGCAGCTCACCGTGAGCGAGGCGGCCAAACGCGACATGGGCATCATCGCGAAGCGCCCGATCGCCAACGCAGTCTGGGTGCGGCAAGGGCTTGAGAACGCGCCGGACCCCTACGTGGAGCGGCTGGAGAAACTCAACTATCCGTTTTTGAAAAACGACTCCGATGCCATCGCAGAGAACGCACTCCGTTTTGTACTCTCCGTGCCGTACGTGGACACCGCGATCGTAGGCACGACCAACCTGACGCATTTCCGGCAGAACATCGGGTATGCAGCCAAAGGCAAGCTCCCCGACCGCGAGATTCTCGACATCCGCAACCGCTGGCTGGAAGTTCAGGAGCCGGCTTGGGCAGGGTTGAAGTAA
- a CDS encoding DUF559 domain-containing protein — protein MGFEQAHEAFIAQHLSARSGERRGRLERGHREAEKLFCQNVWWKLHGHFEGLHPEYEVRDWRGLSYFCDFVWIRVAVKLVIEIKGFGPHVRDMDRQKYCNELNRETFLTAMGYQVISFAYDDVVSRPELCVTLLRMLFARYQTQSLPIGTDKLMEREIIRMAATLARPVRPIDVSTHLRIGHRTALRMLNALCEAGLLTEVRGPEGSRIVRYEATDAAWKWL, from the coding sequence ATGGGATTCGAGCAAGCGCACGAAGCCTTTATCGCGCAGCATTTATCTGCGAGATCGGGCGAGCGCAGGGGCAGACTGGAACGCGGACATCGGGAGGCAGAGAAGCTGTTCTGCCAAAACGTGTGGTGGAAGCTGCATGGACACTTTGAAGGGCTGCACCCGGAGTACGAGGTGAGAGATTGGCGCGGCTTGTCTTACTTTTGCGATTTCGTATGGATTCGCGTCGCAGTGAAGCTGGTCATTGAGATCAAAGGCTTCGGCCCGCATGTGCGCGACATGGACCGGCAGAAATACTGCAACGAACTGAATCGCGAGACGTTTCTGACCGCGATGGGTTATCAAGTCATTAGCTTCGCGTATGACGACGTAGTGTCGAGGCCGGAGTTGTGCGTGACGCTGCTTCGCATGCTGTTCGCCCGCTACCAAACGCAGTCGCTCCCGATTGGCACGGACAAGCTTATGGAACGGGAAATTATTCGGATGGCCGCTACGCTCGCACGTCCGGTGCGACCGATAGATGTCTCGACACATCTTCGTATCGGTCACCGGACAGCGCTTCGCATGCTGAACGCGTTATGTGAGGCGGGCTTGTTAACGGAAGTACGCGGACCGGAAGGTAGCCGGATCGTACGATACGAAGCGACGGATGCGGCATGGAAGTGGCTATGA
- a CDS encoding ABC transporter ATP-binding protein, which yields MSNAPILELTDLRKHFNLSGGRVLKAVDGLNFNVRRGETFGLVGESGCGKSTAGRTIMQLYEPTSGSIKFDGRDVSKLTKSERIKFTKEMQMVFQDPYASLNPRMTVGKIIGEGLEIHGLASGRKRTERVAELLDAVGLNEEHANRFPHEFSGGQRQRIGIARALAIEPKFIVADEPISALDVSVQAQVVNLFKKLQRERDLTYLFIAHDLAMVKHISDRIGVMYLGKLVEVAESDELNENPLHPYTQSLLSAIPLPDPEQQKSRERIILKGEIPSPLNPPSGCPFRTRCPHAMDICAKTMPEFKEVKPGHAVACHLY from the coding sequence ATGTCTAACGCGCCTATTCTGGAATTGACGGATCTGCGCAAGCATTTTAATCTGTCCGGCGGCCGCGTGCTGAAGGCCGTGGACGGCCTGAACTTCAACGTGCGGCGCGGCGAGACGTTCGGTCTCGTCGGCGAATCCGGCTGCGGCAAGTCGACCGCGGGGCGCACGATCATGCAGCTGTACGAGCCGACCTCCGGCAGCATCAAGTTCGACGGCCGCGACGTGAGCAAGCTCACGAAGTCCGAGCGGATCAAGTTCACCAAGGAAATGCAAATGGTGTTCCAGGATCCGTACGCATCGCTCAACCCGCGGATGACCGTCGGCAAGATCATCGGCGAAGGCCTCGAGATCCACGGGCTGGCCTCCGGCCGCAAACGCACGGAACGCGTCGCCGAATTGCTGGACGCCGTCGGCCTGAACGAAGAGCACGCGAACCGGTTCCCGCACGAATTTTCCGGCGGTCAGCGCCAGCGGATCGGCATCGCACGCGCGCTGGCCATCGAGCCTAAGTTCATCGTAGCGGACGAGCCGATCTCCGCGCTCGACGTGTCGGTGCAGGCGCAGGTCGTCAATCTGTTCAAGAAGCTCCAACGCGAGCGCGATCTGACCTATCTGTTCATCGCGCATGATCTGGCGATGGTCAAGCACATCTCGGACCGCATCGGCGTCATGTACCTGGGCAAGCTGGTCGAGGTCGCCGAATCGGACGAGCTCAACGAAAACCCGCTGCATCCGTATACGCAGTCGCTGCTGTCCGCGATCCCGCTGCCGGATCCCGAGCAGCAAAAATCGCGCGAGCGCATCATCCTGAAGGGCGAGATCCCGAGCCCGCTGAATCCGCCGAGCGGCTGCCCGTTCCGCACGCGCTGCCCGCACGCGATGGACATCTGCGCCAAGACGATGCCCGAGTTCAAAGAAGTCAAGCCGGGCCACGCCGTGGCCTGCCACCTCTATTAA
- a CDS encoding ABC transporter ATP-binding protein, translated as MSKPLLEVNNLRVSFKMHAGEVQAVRGVSFKLDKGEVLAIVGESGSGKSVTAQTLMRLTPTPPSYIKEGSILYEGQKDITKLSESQMRKVRGAEMGMIFQDPMTSLNPTMTVGMQIAESIRKHEKLSKKAALARAIELLKLVGMSNPEGRIHQYPHELSGGMRQRVMIAIALACHPKLLIADEPTTALDVTIQAQIMDVMRDVQEKTGTSIILITHDLGVVAELAQRVIVMYAGQVAEQGSLHDIFYNPRHPYTWGLLNSVPRLDTDKKSELTSIPGTPPDLYAPPKGCAFAARCPYAMKVCMENDPPQFEIDGPAHTAKCWLNHPDAPKVDRPIETGGAANV; from the coding sequence ATGAGCAAGCCTCTATTGGAAGTAAACAACCTGCGCGTATCGTTCAAGATGCATGCGGGCGAGGTGCAAGCGGTTCGCGGCGTCTCCTTTAAACTGGATAAAGGCGAAGTGCTCGCAATCGTGGGAGAGTCGGGCAGCGGCAAATCGGTCACCGCCCAGACGCTCATGCGCCTCACGCCGACGCCGCCCAGCTATATTAAAGAAGGCTCTATCTTATACGAAGGCCAGAAGGACATCACCAAGCTGAGCGAGTCGCAAATGCGGAAGGTTCGCGGCGCCGAAATGGGCATGATTTTCCAGGACCCGATGACATCGCTGAATCCGACGATGACCGTCGGGATGCAGATCGCCGAAAGCATCCGCAAGCACGAGAAGCTGTCGAAAAAAGCGGCGCTGGCCCGTGCGATCGAGCTGCTCAAGCTCGTCGGCATGTCGAATCCGGAAGGCCGTATTCACCAATATCCGCATGAGCTGTCCGGCGGCATGCGTCAGCGCGTCATGATTGCGATCGCGCTGGCCTGCCATCCGAAGCTGCTGATCGCGGACGAGCCGACGACGGCGCTCGACGTGACGATCCAGGCGCAGATCATGGACGTCATGCGCGACGTGCAGGAGAAGACCGGTACGTCCATCATTTTGATCACGCACGATCTGGGCGTCGTCGCCGAGCTGGCGCAGCGCGTTATCGTCATGTACGCCGGACAGGTTGCCGAACAGGGCAGCCTGCACGATATCTTTTATAATCCTCGTCATCCTTATACCTGGGGACTGCTGAACTCGGTACCTCGCCTCGACACCGACAAGAAAAGCGAGCTGACGTCCATTCCGGGCACGCCGCCCGATTTGTACGCGCCTCCTAAAGGCTGCGCGTTCGCGGCTCGCTGCCCGTATGCCATGAAGGTGTGCATGGAGAACGATCCGCCGCAGTTCGAGATCGACGGACCGGCCCATACGGCCAAGTGCTGGCTGAACCATCCGGACGCTCCCAAGGTAGACAGGCCGATCGAGACAGGGGGTGCCGCAAATGTCTAA
- a CDS encoding ABC transporter permease, translating into MDNIAKSQFEPAVKSGDREAILRPSVSYWQDAWRRLKKNKLAMAGLVVMIVIALLAIIVPLVSGYDYETQNPSAVNLRPSAAHYFGTDDFGRDLWTRVWWGARISLFIGIMAALLDLVIGVLYGGISAYFGGRVDNFMQRFIEVIYSIPYLLLSILLLMVLGPGVSTIILAYAITGWVSMARLVRGQMLVLKEQEFVLAARALGAKPFRIILKHLIPNALGVIVVQITFVVPTAIFAEAFLSFIGLGIRPPLASLGNLLSDGATYMRYHPHRLVFPTIIFSLILLSFNLLGDGLRDALDPKMRK; encoded by the coding sequence ATGGACAACATCGCCAAGAGCCAATTCGAGCCGGCGGTCAAGTCTGGCGACAGAGAAGCGATTCTTCGCCCTTCCGTCAGTTATTGGCAGGACGCCTGGCGGCGTCTTAAAAAGAACAAGCTGGCCATGGCCGGACTTGTCGTCATGATCGTCATCGCGCTGCTTGCGATTATCGTGCCTCTCGTCAGCGGCTACGACTATGAGACGCAAAATCCAAGCGCCGTCAATCTTCGTCCTTCCGCCGCCCACTACTTCGGCACGGACGACTTCGGTCGCGACCTGTGGACCCGCGTCTGGTGGGGCGCCCGCATTTCCCTGTTCATCGGCATTATGGCCGCGCTGCTCGATCTCGTCATCGGCGTGCTGTACGGCGGCATCTCCGCGTACTTCGGCGGCAGGGTAGACAACTTCATGCAGCGTTTTATCGAAGTCATTTATTCGATCCCTTACCTGCTGCTCTCCATCCTGTTGTTGATGGTGCTCGGGCCGGGCGTATCGACCATTATATTGGCTTATGCCATCACCGGCTGGGTCTCGATGGCGAGGCTCGTACGCGGACAGATGCTCGTGTTAAAAGAGCAAGAGTTCGTGTTGGCTGCCAGGGCGCTGGGCGCCAAGCCTTTCCGTATCATACTGAAGCATCTCATTCCGAACGCGCTCGGCGTCATCGTCGTTCAGATTACGTTCGTCGTGCCGACCGCCATTTTTGCCGAGGCCTTCCTGAGCTTTATTGGATTAGGCATCCGGCCGCCGCTGGCGTCGCTGGGGAATCTGCTGAGCGACGGCGCGACGTATATGCGTTACCATCCGCACCGTCTCGTATTTCCGACGATCATATTCAGCTTGATATTGCTGAGCTTTAACCTGCTCGGGGACGGCCTGCGGGACGCACTCGATCCCAAGATGAGAAAATAA
- a CDS encoding ABC transporter permease, with the protein MLKYTLRRFIYMIITLWVVITATFFLMKLLPGNPFGENASKLSPENLQILREQYGLDKPVWQQYLKYMGKVVQGDLGVSYQYPTREVVDIIKHNFKASLELGAESLVFAVIIGLLLGIFAALRHNKAGDYTAMLIAIIGISVPSFVVGPLLSYFVGVKWGILPPGLWNGPEHRVLPALALSFGTIAILARMMRASMLDVAGQDYIKTAKSKGIGGNAIVWNHMIRNAILPVVTILGPIAANVVTGTLIVEEIFSVPGLGHQFVQSIVTTDYTMIAGLAIFYAAILIFVMFITDIAYGLVDPRIRLGKGR; encoded by the coding sequence ATGCTGAAGTATACCTTGCGCAGGTTTATTTATATGATCATTACGCTTTGGGTCGTAATCACCGCTACTTTTTTTCTGATGAAGCTGCTTCCGGGCAATCCGTTCGGCGAGAATGCATCGAAGCTGTCGCCCGAGAATCTGCAGATCCTGCGGGAGCAATATGGCCTGGACAAACCCGTCTGGCAGCAATACTTGAAGTACATGGGCAAAGTCGTTCAAGGGGACCTCGGCGTCTCCTACCAGTATCCGACGCGTGAAGTCGTCGATATTATCAAGCATAACTTCAAGGCTTCGCTCGAGCTTGGAGCAGAATCTTTGGTATTCGCCGTCATCATCGGCCTATTACTTGGCATTTTCGCGGCGCTGAGACACAACAAAGCCGGAGACTATACCGCAATGCTTATTGCGATTATCGGAATCTCCGTGCCGTCGTTCGTTGTCGGGCCGCTGCTTTCATACTTTGTCGGCGTTAAATGGGGGATATTGCCCCCGGGACTGTGGAACGGTCCCGAGCACCGTGTTTTGCCGGCGCTCGCGCTTTCGTTCGGCACCATCGCCATCCTCGCGCGGATGATGCGTGCTTCCATGCTCGATGTCGCCGGGCAGGATTATATCAAGACCGCCAAGTCCAAGGGCATCGGCGGCAACGCGATCGTCTGGAACCACATGATCCGCAATGCCATACTGCCGGTCGTCACGATTCTTGGTCCTATCGCCGCTAATGTCGTCACCGGCACGCTTATCGTGGAGGAGATTTTCTCGGTGCCGGGTCTCGGTCACCAGTTCGTGCAGTCGATCGTAACGACGGACTACACGATGATCGCAGGGCTCGCTATCTTTTACGCAGCCATCCTGATCTTTGTCATGTTCATCACGGATATCGCGTACGGCCTGGTCGATCCGCGGATTCGCTTAGGGAAGGGGAGATAG
- a CDS encoding peptide ABC transporter substrate-binding protein yields the protein MKTRKIVSGILTLTLLGASLVACGNNNNNAGSSPSASSGASSSASASAPSSSSKTELVMNYRADPPALDVSIAESAASFTILGAISEGLYRLDKDLQPQPALADGMPTISEDGLVYTIKLKSGLTWANGDPLTAKDFVYSFKRTVDPRTKATYGFMVAWVKGGNDVLAAKDDAAIKAAQDKMGVVAKDDTTLEITLDHPIPFFTAQLAFLNFYPQNEKFVSAQGDKSGADADKVLGAGPFKLTKWDHEQQLVLEKNDKYWDAANVKLTKVTLNIVKDTATGLNLYETGATDYADVKGDQMLAYDGKPDLQMKKELVTGYLNFQATKVPAFANVKVRQAFTMAIDRAGVANLVLKNGSVPSTGFVPAGNQDGNGKDFRTVVGDTEAAFDAAKAKQLLAEGLAESGATLPKLSIIGDDTETGKKMLEYLVSQWKTNLGVDVTTEPLPHANRLDRELSKNYQIVSSLWGADYNDPMTWLDMFLTGGSFNTQDWSNAEYDKLVKAAQLETDNAKRADEMAQAEKILLSEAAVTPLYFRSSPFVINPKLKDLILPPYGPDFELKWAHFEG from the coding sequence ATGAAGACAAGGAAGATTGTGTCAGGTATTCTTACGTTGACGCTGCTCGGCGCTTCGTTGGTTGCTTGCGGCAACAACAATAACAACGCAGGCAGCAGCCCAAGCGCCAGCTCCGGCGCTAGCTCGTCCGCAAGCGCGAGCGCGCCATCCAGCTCCTCCAAGACCGAACTCGTGATGAACTACCGTGCGGATCCGCCGGCGCTGGACGTATCGATCGCGGAGAGTGCCGCGTCGTTCACGATTCTCGGCGCTATCAGCGAAGGTCTGTACCGTTTGGATAAAGATTTGCAGCCGCAGCCTGCGCTGGCCGACGGCATGCCGACAATCTCTGAAGACGGCTTGGTCTATACGATCAAGCTGAAGTCCGGTCTGACCTGGGCCAATGGCGATCCGTTGACCGCCAAGGACTTTGTTTATTCCTTCAAGCGCACCGTCGATCCGCGTACGAAGGCGACTTACGGCTTCATGGTCGCCTGGGTCAAGGGCGGCAATGACGTTCTGGCCGCCAAGGACGACGCCGCGATCAAGGCTGCGCAAGACAAGATGGGCGTCGTCGCGAAGGACGACACGACGCTGGAGATCACGCTCGACCACCCGATTCCGTTCTTCACGGCTCAGCTGGCGTTCTTGAACTTCTACCCGCAAAACGAGAAGTTCGTCTCCGCTCAAGGCGATAAGAGCGGCGCGGATGCGGACAAGGTGCTCGGCGCCGGTCCGTTCAAGCTGACGAAGTGGGACCACGAGCAGCAGCTCGTGCTTGAAAAGAACGACAAGTATTGGGATGCCGCCAACGTCAAGCTGACGAAGGTAACGTTGAACATCGTCAAGGATACGGCGACTGGCCTGAACCTGTACGAAACGGGCGCGACCGATTATGCCGACGTCAAGGGCGACCAAATGCTCGCCTACGACGGCAAGCCGGATTTGCAAATGAAGAAGGAGCTCGTTACGGGTTACCTGAACTTCCAAGCGACGAAGGTTCCCGCGTTCGCCAACGTTAAGGTTCGGCAGGCGTTCACGATGGCAATCGACCGTGCCGGCGTTGCCAACCTCGTTCTGAAAAACGGTTCCGTTCCTTCGACCGGCTTCGTGCCGGCCGGCAACCAGGACGGCAATGGCAAGGACTTCCGTACGGTCGTAGGCGACACCGAAGCTGCCTTCGACGCAGCCAAAGCGAAGCAGCTGCTTGCTGAAGGCCTTGCGGAATCCGGCGCTACGCTGCCTAAGCTCTCCATCATCGGCGACGACACGGAGACCGGCAAGAAAATGCTCGAGTATCTCGTTTCCCAATGGAAAACGAACCTGGGCGTAGACGTAACGACCGAGCCGCTGCCGCACGCGAACCGTCTGGATCGCGAGCTGTCCAAGAACTACCAGATCGTCAGCTCCCTGTGGGGCGCGGACTACAACGATCCGATGACCTGGCTCGACATGTTCCTGACCGGCGGTTCGTTCAACACGCAAGACTGGTCGAACGCCGAATACGACAAGCTGGTCAAGGCCGCTCAACTCGAGACCGACAACGCGAAGCGCGCCGACGAAATGGCGCAAGCCGAGAAGATCCTGCTGAGCGAAGCTGCCGTCACGCCGCTGTACTTCCGTTCCTCGCCGTTCGTCATCAATCCGAAGCTGAAGGATCTGATCCTGCCGCCTTACGGCCCCGATTTCGAATTGAAGTGGGCTCACTTCGAAGGATAA